A single window of Metallosphaera hakonensis JCM 8857 = DSM 7519 DNA harbors:
- a CDS encoding dihydrodipicolinate synthase family protein → MKQLIVANVTPFNEKEGIDLEALKNLYNFDLSRGADGFWVMGTTGECKMLSLEEKLQIAKASIDALGEKAIIGINEDSTENSVKLAKEFVNMGGSSIFSLPPIYHRPSELGLFKFYESLSKFGVPVYVYNIPSYVGYAINLQLTEKMASEGIIEGMKYTTNDLSSFHHYVEIKNIAKNFKLFMGTEELILPSLMYGGDGVVTAVANFAPEYVRTIFDLYEKGDINKAMGEQLKVIRLARAVSGEDYPSGVKVALRYRGLYVGKAREPLQEDINREGLIYSTLKEFGL, encoded by the coding sequence ATGAAACAACTAATAGTAGCTAACGTTACTCCCTTCAATGAAAAAGAAGGTATAGATCTAGAAGCCTTGAAAAATCTCTATAATTTTGATCTCAGCAGGGGTGCGGATGGATTCTGGGTAATGGGAACGACCGGAGAATGTAAGATGCTTAGTTTGGAAGAAAAGCTCCAGATAGCGAAGGCCTCAATAGACGCTCTGGGCGAGAAGGCAATAATTGGGATCAATGAGGACTCGACGGAAAATTCAGTTAAACTAGCCAAGGAGTTCGTGAATATGGGAGGCTCGTCGATCTTCTCACTACCACCTATTTACCACAGACCATCAGAACTGGGTCTGTTTAAATTCTATGAGTCACTATCTAAGTTTGGAGTACCCGTTTACGTTTACAACATCCCCAGCTACGTGGGATATGCCATAAACTTACAACTTACTGAAAAGATGGCATCTGAAGGAATTATAGAAGGCATGAAGTACACTACTAATGACCTAAGTTCGTTTCACCATTATGTTGAAATTAAAAATATAGCTAAAAATTTCAAACTTTTCATGGGGACAGAGGAGCTAATTTTACCCTCACTTATGTATGGAGGAGATGGTGTAGTAACAGCGGTGGCTAACTTCGCGCCGGAATATGTAAGAACAATCTTTGATTTATATGAAAAAGGGGATATTAATAAGGCAATGGGGGAACAGCTTAAGGTTATAAGGTTGGCTAGGGCAGTCTCGGGCGAAGATTATCCGTCAGGAGTAAAGGTAGCTCTTAGATATAGGGGTTTATATGTCGGAAAAGCAAGGGAACCTCTTCAGGAAGACATAAATCGGGAAGGACTAATATACTCCACTCTAAAGGAATTTGGCCTCTAG
- a CDS encoding DUF1641 domain-containing protein, with protein sequence MEVQAIDKMLTPDNLMTINRVLDLLGTLDRMGFIDLINGALQDDELVSKIMGAMINDNTLTLITQMSNLGSIFKVITSEGVDEDLKLVFKMLSSLRQSGILDPIIGILNDQESLGKIMGSLVNDKTLQLINNWDSTLDLINAVGNAMKTEQKPVKSVIDIYRMMKDPEIQNGLGVLFGIIRELGKLAKTK encoded by the coding sequence ATGGAAGTTCAAGCTATAGACAAAATGCTTACCCCTGACAACCTAATGACAATTAACAGAGTTTTAGATCTGCTTGGGACCCTTGACAGAATGGGTTTTATAGATCTTATAAACGGTGCCCTTCAAGACGATGAGCTAGTGAGTAAAATTATGGGGGCTATGATCAACGATAATACTCTTACATTGATAACCCAAATGAGCAACTTAGGCTCTATATTCAAGGTAATTACAAGTGAAGGCGTGGATGAAGACCTCAAACTCGTGTTTAAGATGCTGTCCTCTCTAAGGCAATCTGGCATTTTAGATCCTATAATTGGAATCCTGAATGATCAGGAGAGTTTAGGAAAGATTATGGGGTCTCTCGTTAATGACAAGACACTTCAGCTTATCAATAACTGGGATAGCACTTTGGATCTAATTAATGCTGTGGGGAACGCTATGAAAACTGAGCAGAAACCAGTTAAATCCGTTATAGATATTTATAGGATGATGAAGGATCCGGAGATACAGAATGGATTGGGTGTTCTCTTCGGAATTATAAGGGAACTAGGAAAATTAGCTAAAACTAAATAA
- a CDS encoding NAD(P)/FAD-dependent oxidoreductase, whose amino-acid sequence MTKVLVLGGRFGGLTAAYNAKRLLGSKAEVKLVNQDRFTYFRPALPHVAIGVRDVEELRIDLASAMPEKGIAFSQGKVEKIDAESRTVYYKKPDGGLGEEEYDYLMVGIGAHLGTELIKGWDQFGYSVCEPEFAVKLRDRLKDFKGGNITIGSGPFYQGKSPKPKVPENFVPQADSACEGPVFEMSLMLHGYFTRKGMWDKVKITVYSPGEYLSDLSPGSRKAVAEIYKGLGIELVHNFRLKELREKEIVDEKGQKLESDLSILLPPYTGNPALKASTKELIDDEGFIPTDLNMQSIKYDNIYAVGDSNSLTVPKLGYLAVQTGRIAAQHLAKRLGVDTKVESYYPTIVCVADNPLEGYAVSVKDDTWYGGQVSVAQPAAVNHLKKELFTKYFMWTKGDMVLEKFLGSW is encoded by the coding sequence ATGACCAAAGTACTAGTTTTAGGAGGAAGGTTCGGTGGTCTAACTGCCGCTTATAACGCTAAGAGACTTCTGGGAAGTAAGGCTGAAGTCAAGTTGGTGAACCAGGACCGGTTCACCTATTTCAGGCCCGCGCTTCCACATGTAGCAATAGGTGTTAGGGATGTAGAGGAGTTAAGGATAGATCTAGCCTCGGCAATGCCAGAAAAGGGAATAGCGTTCTCCCAAGGCAAGGTAGAGAAAATAGACGCTGAGTCTAGAACAGTCTATTATAAGAAACCTGACGGAGGACTTGGTGAGGAGGAGTATGATTACCTCATGGTGGGAATTGGGGCACATCTTGGAACAGAGTTAATAAAGGGCTGGGATCAATTTGGTTACAGCGTATGCGAACCTGAATTCGCAGTCAAACTGAGAGATAGACTGAAAGACTTTAAAGGAGGTAATATTACCATAGGATCAGGTCCATTTTATCAAGGAAAGAGTCCTAAGCCAAAGGTTCCCGAAAACTTCGTACCTCAAGCAGATTCGGCGTGTGAGGGACCAGTGTTCGAGATGTCGCTAATGTTACACGGATATTTCACTAGAAAGGGAATGTGGGACAAGGTTAAGATAACGGTATACTCCCCTGGCGAGTACCTATCAGACCTCTCACCTGGATCCAGAAAAGCAGTAGCCGAGATCTACAAGGGGCTAGGTATAGAGCTAGTTCATAACTTCAGGTTGAAAGAGTTAAGAGAGAAAGAAATCGTAGATGAAAAGGGGCAGAAATTGGAGTCAGACCTTAGTATTTTGTTACCTCCATACACTGGCAATCCTGCACTTAAGGCCTCTACCAAAGAGTTAATTGATGATGAAGGATTTATCCCCACTGACTTAAACATGCAGTCCATCAAATATGACAACATCTATGCAGTGGGCGATTCTAACTCTCTGACCGTACCTAAGCTAGGATATCTTGCTGTCCAAACTGGAAGGATTGCAGCTCAGCACCTAGCCAAGAGATTGGGAGTAGATACCAAGGTTGAGTCTTATTACCCGACCATTGTCTGCGTTGCTGACAATCCACTAGAGGGATACGCAGTGTCAGTTAAGGATGATACGTGGTATGGAGGGCAAGTTTCAGTAGCCCAACCAGCTGCTGTGAACCACTTGAAGAAAGAACTATTCACCAAATACTTTATGTGGACTAAGGGAGATATGGTACTAGAGAAGTTCCTGGGTAGCTGGTGA
- a CDS encoding alpha/beta fold hydrolase yields MADYFLEVKGKKIHCLSNDLSGQPKVLLFHGARFNANTWNQVSTLKSLKEIGVPAVAVDFPGYGLSERGSWNDLSEFIKDLLQAMDLERPVLLGPSMGGNAVLKYAIKYDQVSGLILVGPVGVEEVQDELDRLDGIPVLLIWGENDNVSPIEKSKVLISRISTARLEIVGKQHACYLDDPKKFNDLVEKFITDVRWSRN; encoded by the coding sequence ATGGCCGACTACTTCCTAGAGGTAAAAGGTAAAAAGATTCATTGTTTATCCAATGACTTAAGCGGACAACCAAAGGTTCTATTATTTCACGGCGCGCGATTCAATGCCAATACATGGAACCAGGTGTCAACCCTGAAATCTTTGAAAGAGATAGGAGTGCCTGCAGTGGCGGTGGACTTTCCAGGCTACGGTTTGTCTGAAAGAGGAAGTTGGAACGACCTAAGCGAGTTCATCAAAGATTTACTCCAAGCAATGGATTTAGAGAGACCAGTGCTTTTGGGGCCCTCTATGGGAGGCAATGCCGTCCTGAAATATGCTATCAAGTACGACCAGGTATCGGGCCTAATCCTGGTGGGACCTGTAGGAGTTGAAGAGGTCCAAGATGAATTGGACAGATTAGATGGAATTCCGGTTCTTTTGATCTGGGGAGAAAACGATAACGTTTCACCAATCGAAAAATCTAAGGTTCTTATATCGAGAATTAGTACTGCGAGACTGGAAATAGTAGGAAAGCAGCACGCTTGTTACCTAGATGACCCAAAGAAGTTCAACGATTTAGTTGAAAAATTCATAACTGATGTAAGATGGAGCCGGAATTAA
- a CDS encoding DUF2250 domain-containing protein, producing the protein MEPELKEYLKQLIQDKRYLQVLQHLKKANIDYGKSIMLNTKIPIQEVVLILDRLEAIGLIERVKGATLKNTEAKFKLSSEVHKHHTYYSLTKNGDHLLRYLSERDLIEAYIDYLRSDEQAFKIVKLAEELNADHALTYAKLTKTKLEDTTMKLEQLVMMGLLEEKNAKIIKFGDRKSKPKKETRTHHKYYGLSRIGELVIREMKRHGIIPR; encoded by the coding sequence ATGGAGCCGGAATTAAAGGAGTATTTAAAGCAACTAATTCAGGATAAGCGTTACCTCCAGGTACTTCAGCACCTTAAAAAAGCGAACATTGATTACGGCAAATCAATAATGCTTAACACAAAGATACCTATCCAAGAAGTTGTATTAATTCTAGATAGGCTTGAGGCGATTGGCCTCATAGAAAGAGTAAAGGGGGCCACATTGAAGAATACGGAAGCAAAGTTCAAGCTCAGCTCCGAGGTTCATAAACATCATACTTACTATTCGTTAACTAAAAACGGAGATCATCTGTTAAGATATCTCAGTGAGAGGGATTTGATAGAAGCATACATAGACTATTTAAGGAGCGATGAACAGGCGTTCAAAATAGTGAAACTTGCCGAGGAGCTAAATGCCGATCACGCCTTAACTTACGCTAAGCTCACTAAAACTAAACTCGAGGATACCACCATGAAATTGGAGCAGTTGGTAATGATGGGATTATTAGAGGAAAAAAACGCAAAAATAATTAAATTTGGTGACAGGAAATCAAAACCCAAAAAGGAAACTAGAACCCACCACAAATACTACGGTTTATCTAGGATAGGAGAACTAGTAATCAGGGAAATGAAGAGACATGGGATCATACCCAGATAG
- the meaB gene encoding methylmalonyl Co-A mutase-associated GTPase MeaB, whose amino-acid sequence MSDDLLSKALQGDELSISKVLTNIEYNTNKGIRYLSELSKLSGRAHTIGITGIPGAGKSTLISDLIEAYASAGHKVGVIMIDPSSPLSMGSLMGNRIRMQDKSLLENVFIRSIASRGHLGGFSSEAIMLTEALDGLGYDKIIVETVGAGQTDTEVMSITHTVAVLVIPGTGDEIQALKAGIMEIGDIYVINKYDKPEADAVYDAVKFVIESGELSFRDEWKPRICKVSALKKTGIQELVNTFEEHVEFLRKKELFNTRIKRRRIKMIELLLRRRVNEVISKAMERDYNEVDELLSQGKIEELITKLSQLIKEQL is encoded by the coding sequence TTGAGCGATGATCTTCTAAGCAAGGCGCTCCAAGGAGACGAGCTCTCCATTTCAAAAGTTCTTACTAACATAGAATACAATACAAATAAAGGAATCAGATATCTAAGCGAATTGTCAAAACTTTCTGGGAGGGCTCATACAATAGGAATAACAGGGATACCGGGGGCAGGAAAAAGCACTCTGATCTCAGACCTAATAGAGGCGTATGCCAGTGCAGGCCATAAAGTAGGAGTTATAATGATTGATCCGTCGAGCCCGTTATCCATGGGGTCACTCATGGGAAACAGAATAAGAATGCAGGACAAGAGTTTACTTGAAAACGTATTCATCAGAAGCATTGCATCAAGGGGTCACTTAGGAGGATTTTCATCAGAAGCGATAATGCTAACTGAAGCCTTGGACGGACTTGGTTACGACAAAATAATCGTGGAGACCGTCGGAGCAGGACAAACTGATACTGAGGTAATGTCTATAACTCATACCGTCGCAGTACTCGTAATTCCAGGAACAGGAGACGAAATTCAAGCCCTAAAGGCCGGCATAATGGAGATAGGAGACATTTATGTTATCAACAAATATGATAAACCGGAAGCGGACGCGGTTTATGACGCTGTGAAGTTTGTCATCGAGAGTGGTGAGCTTTCCTTTAGGGACGAATGGAAACCACGAATATGTAAGGTAAGCGCGTTAAAGAAGACAGGAATTCAAGAATTAGTAAACACCTTCGAAGAACATGTTGAATTCCTAAGGAAGAAGGAACTTTTCAATACTAGGATAAAAAGAAGAAGAATTAAGATGATAGAACTCTTGCTACGGAGAAGAGTAAACGAAGTAATTTCAAAGGCTATGGAAAGGGATTATAATGAAGTGGACGAGCTACTATCTCAAGGGAAAATAGAGGAATTAATCACAAAGTTGTCGCAACTGATCAAGGAGCAACTTTAG
- a CDS encoding cobalamin B12-binding domain-containing protein: MQKRIKVIIAKLGLDGHDRGAKVIARALKDAGMEVVYTGLRQTPDQIVRTAIQEDADVIGISILSGAHLELVPKIVDAMKRAGLNDVGLVIGGVIPPEDIPKLKSMGVDDVFLPGTSLREIANKVSSLAISKRGISIER, translated from the coding sequence ATGCAGAAACGAATTAAGGTGATTATAGCTAAGTTAGGACTAGATGGTCATGACCGAGGGGCAAAGGTAATAGCTAGGGCATTGAAAGACGCAGGAATGGAGGTAGTCTACACGGGGTTAAGGCAAACTCCAGATCAGATAGTGAGAACTGCGATCCAGGAAGATGCCGATGTGATTGGCATAAGCATACTCAGTGGAGCCCATTTGGAGTTGGTTCCAAAAATTGTCGATGCTATGAAGAGGGCCGGATTGAATGACGTGGGTCTAGTTATTGGAGGCGTGATTCCTCCCGAAGATATTCCCAAGCTTAAGAGTATGGGAGTAGACGATGTATTTCTCCCTGGAACGAGCCTTAGGGAGATTGCCAATAAGGTGTCTAGTTTAGCTATTAGTAAGAGAGGTATAAGTATTGAGCGATGA
- a CDS encoding winged helix-turn-helix domain-containing protein codes for MESLTGTRRKIYYYLVKQRSPVPLRKIQRELDLSSPSLALYHLKKLEENGLVKETDEGYIVTKLVLGDFVKLMNVLIPRSAFLASFLLASLILLWIINYINPYSVSLFSSIVIAIPTGIFIIDVVKKYNEIR; via the coding sequence ATGGAGAGCTTAACAGGGACAAGGAGGAAGATTTACTATTACTTGGTTAAGCAAAGGTCTCCAGTTCCCCTGAGAAAAATCCAGAGGGAATTGGATCTAAGCTCTCCTTCGTTGGCTTTATATCACCTTAAGAAACTTGAAGAAAATGGTCTCGTAAAGGAAACTGATGAAGGTTACATAGTAACAAAACTGGTCTTAGGAGATTTTGTCAAACTTATGAACGTTCTTATCCCAAGATCTGCCTTTCTAGCTTCTTTTCTGTTAGCGTCTTTGATTTTACTATGGATTATTAACTACATAAATCCCTACTCTGTTTCTCTCTTCTCATCAATTGTTATCGCTATACCTACCGGTATTTTTATAATTGATGTAGTAAAGAAATATAATGAAATAAGATAG
- a CDS encoding YbhB/YbcL family Raf kinase inhibitor-like protein: MLVSSTFKNEEIIPTQYTCEGRDVSPPLKWERISGAITYAIIMEDPDAPGGTFIHWVIYNLKTNELPEGIEKKERTQYGLQGVNDFGKTGYNGPCPPKGHGYHRYYYNVYALNTELSLRALKKVTADDLRDAMEGHVIAVGNLMGKYRRD; encoded by the coding sequence ATGCTAGTAAGTTCAACCTTTAAGAACGAGGAGATAATTCCAACTCAGTATACATGTGAAGGTAGAGACGTGTCTCCTCCTTTAAAATGGGAGAGGATTTCTGGGGCCATAACCTACGCTATTATAATGGAAGATCCAGATGCACCTGGAGGCACGTTTATACATTGGGTCATTTACAATTTGAAAACTAATGAACTTCCTGAGGGTATAGAAAAGAAGGAAAGGACACAATACGGGCTACAAGGAGTAAATGACTTCGGTAAGACTGGTTATAATGGACCTTGTCCCCCCAAGGGTCACGGATATCATAGGTATTATTACAATGTGTACGCATTGAACACAGAATTGTCACTTAGAGCTCTCAAAAAAGTCACTGCAGACGATCTGAGGGATGCTATGGAAGGACATGTAATTGCTGTGGGTAATCTCATGGGCAAATATAGAAGGGATTAA
- the psmB gene encoding archaeal proteasome endopeptidase complex subunit beta, with amino-acid sequence MEGFPDFESRPSKDKIKILKGTTTVGLVVKDAVILAADRRASAGFFVANKMVRKILYIDDKIGITTAGSVADLQFIYNYMKNIYHYNQISGNRPITVKALATYLTNILSQNKYFPYLVQILMGGYDTQPRLFNLDYLGDMTEETYVATGSGSPVAMGVLEDGYRPDLSGDQAMDLAARAVSSAIKRDSFTGTGVIVTKITKDGHAEKEIYLNKREVM; translated from the coding sequence ATGGAAGGATTTCCAGATTTTGAAAGTAGGCCGTCAAAGGACAAGATCAAGATCCTTAAGGGGACAACTACAGTAGGTTTAGTTGTTAAGGACGCGGTTATTTTAGCAGCCGATAGGAGGGCCAGTGCTGGGTTCTTCGTCGCTAACAAGATGGTAAGGAAGATCCTTTATATAGATGATAAAATTGGCATAACTACCGCAGGAAGTGTAGCCGATTTACAATTCATCTACAATTACATGAAGAACATATATCACTACAATCAGATCTCTGGAAATAGACCTATTACGGTAAAGGCATTAGCCACATATTTAACAAATATACTATCTCAGAACAAATATTTCCCTTATCTAGTTCAAATTCTAATGGGAGGTTATGATACCCAACCGAGGCTCTTTAATCTAGATTACCTGGGAGATATGACTGAGGAAACTTATGTGGCTACAGGATCAGGATCGCCTGTTGCTATGGGTGTTCTGGAAGATGGATATAGACCCGATCTCAGTGGGGATCAGGCGATGGATTTAGCTGCTAGGGCAGTATCGTCTGCGATCAAGAGAGATTCCTTTACCGGTACAGGCGTTATTGTCACTAAGATAACCAAGGATGGTCATGCTGAAAAGGAAATTTACCTAAATAAAAGGGAGGTAATGTAA